The Desulfobulbaceae bacterium DNA window AACATAGCCATTGTCGGAGTCTCTTTAATGAACTGCTCTCCGGCCGAAAACTGCAAGAGATTGAGACTGTCTTTCGGGCCAGGAACGGTAAAAAGATTCATGTGAGTGGCAAGGTCAACTGCAAGTTCGTTGATGGGCAGCCTACTATTACTTTAGGTATTTTTCGAGATATATCTGATCGTAAATTGGTGCAAGAAGAACGGGAGCGCTTGATTATTGAACTCAAAGAGGCGTTGGCCCGCGTTAAAACTTTAAGCGGCTTACTGCCTATCTGCTCATCATGTAAAAATATTCGCGATGATCGCGGGTATTGGAAACGTATCGAGTCCTATATTATGGCTCACTCGGATGCTGATTTCAGTCATGGTATCTGCCCGGACTGTGCCGTTGAAAAATTTCCAGAACTTTATGGCACAGATCGGAACAAACTGGTTGAAATTGACCGGATGAATAAAAATGAGGAGTAACT harbors:
- a CDS encoding PAS domain S-box protein; amino-acid sequence: MSDSSEYLNKRIAVLEEKLHREQRRCTLYQEMVEQARDLLQSVRLDGSFAFVNKAWRQVLGYTKEEIDNLNLFDIIDPGEHSHCRSLFNELLSGRKLQEIETVFRARNGKKIHVSGKVNCKFVDGQPTITLGIFRDISDRKLVQEERERLIIELKEALARVKTLSGLLPICSSCKNIRDDRGYWKRIESYIMAHSDADFSHGICPDCAVEKFPELYGTDRNKLVEIDRMNKNEE